From the Nitrospirota bacterium genome, the window AACCGGTGAACCGGCGATTATTCCGGATATAGGAAAGGAACCGCTCTTTCTGGACAGGACAAAGTCAAGGGGCGACCTTACAGAAAAAACTATATCCTTTATATCAGTTCCTATTCAGGTCAAAGGGGAGACGATTGGGGTACTTAGTGTGGATAGACTCCCCCTCACCCATCCCTCTCCCCCAAGGGGAAAGGGTAAGAGTGTTGAGGAGGGGGAGTACAAGTCTCATAAAGAATCACTTGAAGAGGATATGAGGGTATTGACTATTGTTGCCTCCCTGATTGGACAGACCATAACAATTGCAAAAATGGTCGAGCTTGAGAAAAAGAGTCTGATTAAGGAGAAGCTGATCCTTCAGCGTGAGCTTAAATCTCCTTACAGATTTGCAAATATAGTCTTTCAAAGTGATAAGATGAGAGAAGTGTTGGATTCTGCATGGAGGGTAAGTCAGAGTAAGGCTACTGTACTGATAAGAGGTGAGAGCGGGACAGGCAAGGAGCTTATTGCCCGTGCAATACATTATCATAGTAAGCGGTGTGACAAGCCGTTTATAAGCATCAATTGTGCCGCCATACCTTATACGCTGATCGAGAGCGAACTATTTGGTCATGAGAAGGGTGCATTTACAGGTGCTATTCAAACAAAAAAAGGCCGCTTTGAACTTGCTGACACAGGAACATTATTCCTTGATGAGATAGGGGACATACCTATATCAACACAGGTAAAACTCCTGAGAGTGCTGCAGGAGAAGAAGTTTGAGCGGGTAGGCGGTTCTAAAAGCATAATAGTAGATGTCCGCATCATTACTGCTACAAATAAAGACCTTGAAGAGGCTGTAAGAAGGTCTGAATTCAGGGAGGACCTGTATTACAGATTGAATGTCGTTCCTATCAGGATACCGGCACTCAGAGACCGGAAAGAGGACATCCCGCCCCTTGTAGGCCATTTCCTCCAGATATACAACGAGGAAAACAGCAGGGAGGTAAAGATCTCAAATGAGGCCCTTGATACACTGCTGATGTATGATTGGCCCGGAAACGTCAGGGAGCTTGAGAACTGTGTTGAGCGGATGATTGTTATGTCAAAGAATGAGATCATAATGGCAGAGGATATCCCTGTAAATATTGGGATTAATTCCACATCAAACAAGTCAGTGGAAAATACGGGTGCCGGTAATATCAAGACACTTGACAGGACTGTAGAAGAGATGGAAAAAGAGAAGATCCTTGATGCCTTGAAAAGATGCGGCTATGTGCAGGCAAAGGCCGCAAGACAGCTCGGCATTACATCAAGACAGATAGGCTATAAGATGAAAAAGTACGGTATAGGAGAAAATGACTGATGATACAGAGCATGACAGGTTTCGGCAGCAGTGAGGGGAAATTTAATGGAGCAACTTTTAAGGTAGAGATTCGTTCTGTCAATCAGAGATATTGCGATATTAATGTAAGATTTCCTGATGCACTCGGAAGACTGGAACCGGCAGTCAGGAATAACATATCAAATACTTTTGCACGCGGAAAGTTTGAGGTTGTCTTGATTCAGGCAGACAGCACAGGTGATGAAGAAGTTCCTGCGATTAATAAGTCTACAATTAATCGTTATCAGGCGATCCTGAAAAGTTTGTCAAAAGAGTTCAAGGAACTTAATATTGATATGAAGCTTAATAATACCATCACTATTTCTGATTTATACCTGTTAGCAGAAAAAAACTCTTTCAAAAAGATGGATTACAGCGACAGAAAGGCTGATGATTTTCTGATAAACCTTCTCAAACAATCTATCGAAGACCTTAAAAAGATGAGGCTTAAAGAGGGGCAGATAATCAGCAAAGACATTCAAAAGCGGATAATTAAACTTGAGGCGATGATAAAGAAGATTTCCCGTCATATACCTCAGGTAGTAACTAATATGAAAAAACATTACCTCGGAAAGATAAAGGAACTCGCCGGTGCAATCACACTCGATATGAACAGGATACATCAGGAAGTTGCCATGATGATTGAAAAGATGGATGTTGAGGAAGAGCTTGTAAGACTCGGCAGTCATATCACACAGTTGAATGAGAAGATTACCAAAGGCGGCGTGGTCGGCCGCAGTCTTGATTTCCTCCTTCAGGAGATCAACCGTGAGATAAACACCATAGGCTCTAAATCCTCTGACAGCAAGATTTCACAAACAGTTATTGAAATGAAATCAGAGGTTGAGAGGATAAGGGAGCAGGTGCAGAATATTGAGTAACGGCAGGTAAGCGGTACACTCGTGGCTGTTTGTGTTATTAATTGTGTGATGCATGTCCAAATCAAGACCGTATATGTTAGAATTTTTCAATGAATAAATTTCCTGTCAGCTCTTCCAAAGAAGGTGACCTTAGAGAAAAGATGGAGGCGCTGAATATCCGGGAAGAGGATATTGAAGAGTCGTTTATCCGGTCAGGTGGAAAGGGTGGTCAGCATGTAAACAAGGTCTCCACGTGTGTCTACTTGAAACATCTCCCTACCGGTATTGAGGTGAAATGCCAGACTGAGCGATCCCAATCTCTGAACCGTTACAGGGCAAGGGTTATCCTTGTAAAAAAGATTGATGAGTTGATTAAAGGAAAGGAGAGCGAGGAGAGGCAAAGGGTTGAGAAGATACGCCGCCAGAAGAGAAAACGCTCAAAGCGGGCAAAAGAAAAGATGCTCGCAGATAAAAAGATCATTTCTGAAAAGAAGAAACTCCGTTCACGAAAGATAAATATGGAATAATGATAGGTTTGCTTGACTTACATATCCATAATATGCAAAATGGCATTATATTCTGGAGGAGATAAATTATGGTAGAAAAAGGTACTCCCCGTAGATTCTTATTTCTATTCAATACCGCATATTTCTTAATTGCCCTTATATTGCTGAACCCTTGCATATCAAGCTCACAGGAAGTATTTGAAAAGGTTTCTGAGACATCCGATTCTGCAAACATATCCGCCTTAATAATAGAGTCCAATCTGTCCGGTTCAGATGTTTATATTGATGACAATAAAAAAGGGCAAACGCCTTATACA encodes:
- the nifA gene encoding nif-specific transcriptional activator NifA, giving the protein MQNNNNTNHTTNDLIKKKVELTTLYEIAKSLSTYTSPEPEEILGSILEILSANMGMRHGTITLLDPATKQLYIEVAHGLTDEEKGRGVYNIGEGITGRVVATGEPAIIPDIGKEPLFLDRTKSRGDLTEKTISFISVPIQVKGETIGVLSVDRLPLTHPSPPRGKGKSVEEGEYKSHKESLEEDMRVLTIVASLIGQTITIAKMVELEKKSLIKEKLILQRELKSPYRFANIVFQSDKMREVLDSAWRVSQSKATVLIRGESGTGKELIARAIHYHSKRCDKPFISINCAAIPYTLIESELFGHEKGAFTGAIQTKKGRFELADTGTLFLDEIGDIPISTQVKLLRVLQEKKFERVGGSKSIIVDVRIITATNKDLEEAVRRSEFREDLYYRLNVVPIRIPALRDRKEDIPPLVGHFLQIYNEENSREVKISNEALDTLLMYDWPGNVRELENCVERMIVMSKNEIIMAEDIPVNIGINSTSNKSVENTGAGNIKTLDRTVEEMEKEKILDALKRCGYVQAKAARQLGITSRQIGYKMKKYGIGEND
- a CDS encoding YicC family protein, with protein sequence MIQSMTGFGSSEGKFNGATFKVEIRSVNQRYCDINVRFPDALGRLEPAVRNNISNTFARGKFEVVLIQADSTGDEEVPAINKSTINRYQAILKSLSKEFKELNIDMKLNNTITISDLYLLAEKNSFKKMDYSDRKADDFLINLLKQSIEDLKKMRLKEGQIISKDIQKRIIKLEAMIKKISRHIPQVVTNMKKHYLGKIKELAGAITLDMNRIHQEVAMMIEKMDVEEELVRLGSHITQLNEKITKGGVVGRSLDFLLQEINREINTIGSKSSDSKISQTVIEMKSEVERIREQVQNIE
- a CDS encoding peptide chain release factor-like protein: MNKFPVSSSKEGDLREKMEALNIREEDIEESFIRSGGKGGQHVNKVSTCVYLKHLPTGIEVKCQTERSQSLNRYRARVILVKKIDELIKGKESEERQRVEKIRRQKRKRSKRAKEKMLADKKIISEKKKLRSRKINME